The Mixophyes fleayi isolate aMixFle1 chromosome 9, aMixFle1.hap1, whole genome shotgun sequence DNA window CTACGGATTCATTTTGTAGACCACAAAACATCACATAATGTATATGATTACTGATTCACTAGCAGGGAGTTCACAGAAGGCAGTAATTATGGCATTTATACCGCATTAGGAAGGCATCAGAAGTAGTGTTCATAGTCATAAAAGATGTCAATCGCTGGAAGAACACccatttttatttgctttattttggGTCCTGAACTTGTTGACCAAATAACTTGTACACTGCAGAAACTTCTAGCTGGTTATTTATGAAAAAATCCTCTTCTATTCTATGCAGAAAACTGCCTAAATACtcatttaaagaaatatatagttTTTACACACGTCCCCTACTCCCACACTCAGCACTGGTAAGTCATCATCGGACACTAAATTCTGAAAAGTACTTTTACCTGACCATGTGCATTTTCACCTCCAAATATTATGACCAAAATATTTAAGTTAATATTACAAATGCACTAAGAACATCAGCTTTAATATGATTAAGCACTTCAGCGCGGACACCTAGAAATGAATGCAGACTCCAAGCTATTGCTTGTCATGCAGTGTATGTATACATGCTAGCTTCCAGTCTCCACTCATTCCTCAGTGTCTTAATCACTTGTGTGATATTACCATTCAGATGGTATGCAGAGCAGCCAATAAATGAACAATATATGTGAATATGTAAGCTGTAGCTTATATTTTGCAGATACGCTCCAGTGTTTCAGGGCCTCCTTCAGTTACTTACTGTTCAACAGGTAACCAAGGCACATTTCTCATGGAAGGCAGCTTTCTCTTAAATATAAAGTAATCTGAATGACTGCTAAGAACTAAACTCTGTCCGATCTACACTGTTGTAAAAAGAAGAAATCACATTTATTTCTTCATACTTCCTAAAAAGTATATTAATGTAAATCAAAACTATGTTTCATTTGCTGCAAGAGATTAAACCCTTTTTAATCTACATTATCTTACAAATGAATTATTTCTAGGTGAAATGTAATAACATACTCTAAGTAACCTAGTGACATGTATACAGGAAATATACCTCCTAATTATCAGCACTATTTGTTTGCTATTTTGAGCAACTCTTGACTGGTCTTGTGACTAAAGTTGTCAAGTTACTGCTACCTACCTACCAGACATAAGCAGAGAAATCCATGTTAGACACAGATACAAAAGTAGTGCCTTTATTTGAAAACTCGTGtgataataaaatgtatactaaacctatatttttacatttgcatatGTCTAATGCAATTAAGAGTTGGTTTACAGTAATATTCATGTTGCTGGATTTCACAGAGCCTCTAACATGTGTTTTTAAGCCTGATCAGAGTTGAGTATTCCACATCGTCTCCTTTCAGTCTTAGgcctcacacacactggtgtaTTTTAACTGcgcttttaacatttgtaaaatacCTGGAAATGGGTCCAACTCTAAAAACCAGTGTTTCTAATGATTCCATACCAATTGAAAATTTGCTTGCATTCCATcatgattacattttatttccATGGATTTTCAACACATTGTAAACCCTATACAGGCTAGTGATAATGCCCCCCCTTTAACTGCTAATCAAAAGGTGATGGTTTTGCTTCCTGGTACATCTGACTTCATTAGGAAAGGATATACTTTATCTATTGTCCATGGATAAAAATGTGCATAATATTCAATATGCTAGATCTGCAGTTATTTGCAGCTTTTCTCCTCAGCCTGAATGTCGTGATAAGGTCCAATTGGGTCTAAAACTGGCACTGTGTATGGGCACCTTTAGTTGTCACCGTGCTGTAAACAATAGGCAGCTATAATCACCACATattagtagatactgctggctGGACACAGACCAGGATTTGGCTACTACTAATAAGCAAATGAGTTAATAACTAGTGTAGGGATTATGACAGAGCCTCCTGCATTGAAGAAAAGTCCTGTGTGTAGAAACAATGAGAACAGTCTAGCTAGACTCATGTAATGAAGTAAACAGAACAATTGATCAGTAAGATAAAGTCGCTGTACAGTGGACCTGCATACACAGTAATTCCCCAATAAAACAGAGAGAAAAATCACTAGCTTgggattttatttttgtaatactgACATTACCCTATTATTAAAATGAGAAAATAAGCAcacgcaaaaaataaaaataagattatgcTTCTTTAAAAGGAGTCTAAAAGATTGTGCAACTTCATAAAGAGACATGTATTCACTAATCTAACTTATACAATGCCAGATATATCATAGCACTGTATACTGGGGAAAATGACATATACATACAAAAACAGTCTTGCAGTTacaaacatatacaaaaaaaaggagagaataccctgctcatcCGAGCTTACACTCTAAGAAGATATGAATACAGTGGAACATGAAGACATAGGATAAAAATTAGGCCCCAAACAAGTAATGCAAGACATAACAAGTAGACAGAGGAGATGGAAATGATACATAAAAAGGGACATAAGAACAGATACAGCTAAATATGTTGGTTTTAACTATTATAGGATGCAAAGCTGGGAGAGGATTCTGATGAGGAAACATGATGAGATCGGTAAAAGGAGTACAGTACAGAAGACTTGGAGGTGTACCAGGAAAGAGGGTAAAAGTGAGGAGATTTGGATCTTTGTTGGAACACAGATGATGTGCAGGAGTGTATTACAAGTCAGCATTGTAAGTAAAAGTAATGTGAAGGGTGTTGTAGGTAAGACACAGGATTTTAAATGCAAGTCTGGGTGAAAAGAAGAGCAAAAAACTATTGTCACTGAAGGGAATAAGAACATGTCTGAATACAGTCTACTCTGTGTCAGATCTCCATTGTCACAGAGAAATCTGAGCAGTGATCCCATCCATATGCGAGCGCTAGGAATCTCAACATACTCTTATTGGGATTATTATAGGGGGGGAATATTTAGTAAATAgatttttaaagtgaaaaacCCCTTCAAATGAATTACTAATTTAGTGCCTGGTATAACCATCCTGCAACATTCACTAAACACAACAACCTTTTCTTTTAAACTTCCTTCTGTGAATTTCAGCTGTGTATTATTAAGAAGTCATAGTTGATTATTCATCATTGTCCTGGGATGCAACAAAACTCTGTGCCATGTGTACAAATATATCTGGAGACCAGCTTTGTGTTGTATCCCACAAAAAGACCTATATAAACACATGGCTAAAAGGCACAGACATTAGctaggaattttttattttttatttctgtatgtcaTAGGGAACACACAAGGCAAGaaattaaagtcatctgaatGCAACTCCCTCCCCCTTAAATATACAGTAGTGTACAAAATTATTTTTGAACATGGGATAATGTCCTGTAATCAATGTAAACGAATACAATAACAAGGAAatgattctctctctctctctctctctctctctctgtgtttaaAGCATTTAGAACTGTGTGTGTGCAGGTCCTGTGTGTTTCTAAAAGAGCCTTGCACAGCAGCTAGGTCTCACTATTAGATCTCAGGCGTCCTAGGCTGTAGCCAACATAATGCAACTATTGTCACCACCACAGCAACAAGTAACAACGCCACCGAGACCAATGGCTACTGTGATGACAGCtataacaataacaacaacaaaaaaaagttaagCAAATTTGTATCCAATAGACAGATAACACTGGTGCCCTTCTTAGACCTGTAGTTAAACCAAATTTACTTTGTTAAATTGTGATGATTATGTCCCTTTAACACTGTATTGAGGGAGTTATACGGTTTTAATACTTGTGTTCTGACTCATTATGAAGGAATAGGTTATTGTCTACTTATTGGTGCATGTGGACAATTAATTATAAATTTAGCATGATGACAGCTTGATTTCCCTTAAATCTCCACATAAAACGGAGTTTtgaaaacattaaatatttagctACTTGACTGCGTTAACAAAACAATGGACATTTAAATTTACTTTTCATTTTCCTACCCAAGGTTACAATGGAAAAGGCCATACCTAAAAGGAAATTATGATCAAGACACATGTTAAATATAACAATAACATTTAAGAGGATTTCTGCCCTCAGATCAATTTAATTGAATGGTCTGTACAAGCCCTCTTGAAACATCATCTTATGGCAACAAACACTGCCTAGATAATATAAGGGGCTTTGTAGAACAGCAGAGAAGGAAGCCTGAAAggaaaagcaatgtatttagtaaatgctGAAAGAAGGCATGTTCAACCCAATCATTTAAAGCCATCCAATAGGTGAAAATCCCTTTAAATATGGTTAAACTTTGCAATTGATTCTATCTGGAAAAACACAACGTTTGGAATATATTTAAGCTGCCTCTCCTTaatatgctttgtaaatgacAGCCTTTAGTCATAGACTGAACCGACGTAAGTTAACAGTTACAGCTGCAAACTAGAAGCATATACTAAACTACACAGAGGAATAATattcaaacaaaataatacatgtaTTCTAAATTACTTTTTCAAGTCAAATAAAATGCAAAGTACAATCCTATTTCAGTTCACACAACATATGAAATATTTTGATGACAAGAGCAGAATCCCTGTTGAATCTTCTCTATTGCCTTTCCTGTAGATACAATACTACTGACATTATGCAAGCAGAAAGAGAGAAGGAAAATTAATATTTCCGAAGCAAAGGTTTAGCAGGTCATTACCGGTAGTTCTACTAGTGCTTAAGAATCAGAAAATGTTCATTCACTGTTTCAGGTCCACTTTAAGAGAAAGAAATGTAGTATTTAATGAAACATttctctgaaaaataaaaacacaaacatttccAGTACATTTCTTTTTGTAATGTAATTCGTAGTCATTCATGAGCCACATGGCTATATATTTAGAAAAGAATACTACATCTTTGCAAGGGGGACTAGTCAGACAACAGATGGGCGGGCGATATGCGACTCTCGATCTGCTATAGTGGAACTACAAAGCCAGGCTGGCAAGtcatgctgggaactgtagttcaACCACAGCTAGAAAGACACAGGCTGTCTAAGCCCGAGTTATATTATCTCTGCCTTCGAACCATTTAAAATATCATTTAAGTAGGACAAACAATGAATGATTGATCAAAGCAGTTTGCTTTTGTGTATTTCAGTATACAGACATTTACACACGTTATTTCCTAATGAATGGATGCAAAGTCTTTCCTATGTCTCACACAGAATAATCAAACACTTGATTTACACATAACTAAAGTGCTCTCTATGAAAAAGGCATTTGAGAATGGCACTTGATTTTTTACAAAGTGCACATCTCTCGttaaaggaaaaacaataaaaaaaaccaatacaaaTGTGACAGTGTGGTGAAAATCCTGTTTACAGAGCAGTTGTCGGTGTCATTTCAGTCTGACAGTCTATGGAAGTGAAAAAAATATGACACTGGCAGGCTAATTCCacagctagaaaaaaaaaagcctgtgaCTGTTGCTCTGAACTGTCAAATAGGTGTTGTTAAACACAAAATACGGAAGCAGTTTTTGTAGTTCACCGATTCCTGCATGACAAGAACAAAATAGTGAGAGTGTTGAAATAAAACAACAGACGTTTCACCTGATGGTAAACAATGATCCTATGTGAATAAATTCCAAACATGAGAAGTTATTTGAAAACCTGCACAGGTTTGACAGTTCCTTGTAGTAGTAGTACAAGATGATGTGAACACGACTGACATTACACTGCTTCCCTTTGCCACAGGAACACCATTCATGCTGAGAGATTGCAAGGTGCCTTTCATTTAACACATATATAAGCATGGATTTCTCTGTAAACAAAGATTTTCttcacttttgtttttaaaacaaaagtaaGGTGCAGGTTAATAAGGACTTCCAGAGTATGCCATGCCATCATCATGAATACATAAGAATATATAAGAAAATTctcatttttacagttttttttttttttcaattacattACACAAgtcattttgtttctttttcttttttatggtaTACTGAAAAATGCTTTGGAATGAGCATGAAGAAAACATGGTCTGTCTGTTTACATAGAAATGTTGTCCTACACGTaatttctgaataaacaaaatgtgagtgtgcggatatatatatatatatatatatatatatatatatatatatatatatatatatatatatatatatatatatgtatacatatgaatGCAACTAGTTACTAGGAGTTATGCACGTCTTTGAAGTGTAAAACCCATTGCATTCTCACAGCGTCCACACAAATATGTATCTGATACAAATCATTACAAAGGCCTTcacattacattttgaaaaagCACACACAGTAAACTCTCACATTCACTCAGTTAACAGGGGCTGAGGCTCTTACATATATTGCTAAAAACAACTTACACAAACGTCTAGGTGTCACCTAAGCAAGTGCTACTGTTGGGGATTTCTATTGTTGCAGGAGGGAGATGTGGCGCTTCAGTATACATCATTATACTAAAACAACCCCAAAGTTAGTTTCTAACAGGAAGTCCTTATGAAACTGCAAAATGAAATAACCAAAAAAACCTCACCAAACTAGAACACTTAGAGTTTCGCAGCTTCATTTGACTGTCTGCATTTAAGAAAACAAACAGAagtccaaataaatgtatttgtttctaCAAAACCATTCCTCTGAAATAGGACATAAAAAACATAATGAGGAATACATTCACCCAGCTTCCTGGCATTTAATCTTCATCTAAATCTGTTTTAGTTTCTATGGGTGAGATAAACAGTGCAACATTGATTATTACTAGAGAAAAGCTACTTATGTTTAAATTAACTGGAAGAACATTTCAGATAATTTTCCCCTTATAACTGAACATACAGATAGATGTGTGTTTGTCTGAATAAGCACTGTCACTATAGTAAGTATGCCTGACCTGAATCGCATACTTTGCGCTTTTTGCCCCAATGAAACAATTTATTGCAGAAATCCCACCGTTGTATAAATtacaatgaaaatgtatttgattacgatgagaatgtattttttgtatgtagggggaaaaaaataacatagaTGGGTGCAGGCAGTATATACTCCATAAATAACTCTGAGGATTCACACTAATTGGTTTTAAATGCCATCTTTAGTTCAATATGACTAATCATGTACCCAAAGtcacacaaataaaaaacaaaacaaaaacaaaaataaactatgTACATGAGACTTTGAAGGAATACATAAACTGTCATAGTCAACTAAAAAGGAAAGTGAGTGAGTGGGGGCAATGCCTATTGTGTTAGTGATTAGGTAAGGTACCCTATTAAGTCTAAAATATTTCTGTATACCCTGGCTCAGTCCATGGGACACAATCATTTGGCAATACTGTGGTCTGGATTAAGTTCAGTCCCATGATTTTATTTACCACAGGTAAAGTAACTATGCAATATGTTTGATGCTGATCTGCAACAATGTGAACCCAACTAGAGATGGCACAGGGATTTAAATGTGCTAAAGAGGAGCAAAGCTTAAGTTGGCATACCTAAAAAGTTAAAGAGACAGCCCACATTGGTCAGTAGTATGATGCAGACTAAGCCATATTCAAAGGAGCCtatttagtataaaaaaagtGCAAAGCTGCTTTTGGCTCTGTTAGAAGTCTTCACCCCTGACTGACTGTGCTCGTCGGTATTAAAAAGATCCATATTACACATTCACTCCCACCCTGAAGCTACGAAACTCCAAGCTACAGGAGGAAAAATAGACTTTTCTTTACTTCATTTATAGGGAAGCTTTGTCAGAGCCCTACCCACAAGGAAAAAAGACAACAGctgcctttattttattttttaactgtttttgttAATCTTCTTAAAGTCAGCTAACTCTCTCGGTCACCGGTGTTCTGGTATCAACAGGTTCCTCCCTGGTCGGCCTTTGtacagatgaagaaataatgTCTTTTCGTTCACCTTCCCCTCTGTTTCTACACTTCTCTGCAATCTTAGGTGGCTCCTGAGCACAGCCATCACTTTCTGGTATTTTCTCATCTTTACAAATTTTGACACTTAAGTCCTGTGGTTCTTGGGCACTTATGCTGTCCTTTGAAGTCTCTGGTTCTGGGTTGGTTGTTGATGCCTTGGACTCagagtggtggtggtgatggtggtgatgatggtggtgatgctGTTGTTCCTTTTTCGGCAAAATGATCCTGCTTTTAGGGCTACTCTCTTTACTTTTGCTTTCTGGGCTTTTTGCAGGCTTCTGTACTTTAACGCTTTTTTCTATGATCGCGGAAGGATACTCCGGGGTCTCCGTAACGTCTAAACTCACAGTTTCCCGTGTCTTGCGTTTCTTTATTGGTAATACGGTCTCTAGGAGTGGTTTGATGGAAGACTCTTTGATTATTTTCTTCTTTGCCGCTTCTGCTGCTGCagcggcagcagcagcagcagcgctgGCACTGCCTGGCTTGCGACCCCGTTTTTTCGGTGCTGCCGGAGGATCCGTTTCAGATTTTCTTTTACGGCCTGGACGTTTGATGACAAGGACCTGTTCTGATGTTGTTGCATCAGGTTCTTCCTTATTTCCCGAAAAAGGCATTTTGACCAGAAGCTTTCCTGGAGTCTTTTCTATGACTCTTTTAACCTGAACACCCTCTAACTTGACTGCTGGCTTTGCTTTCACACTTCCTTTGGGCCGTCCTCTTCCTCTACCTGTGCCAGCAGGTTTTGGAGCTTTGGGTTTTTTCGGCTGTTTCTGCTCCCTCCGAGATGGACTTCCTCTCCCAGTTACAGTGAAATCAAAATCATTTGGATCAAGGGATGTGTCTCCTACCTTTTGGAAGTGTGCTACAAGCTCAACTTTGGACCGGAAAGCTTTACCATTTgggctataaaataaaataaacatatataaacatgGATATAGTTTGTAAGTGTCAGCACAGGCACAGAATACTAGTATTTAAAACTAAAAGCATTAAGCATAAATGTTAGATCTCTAATTGGAAGACAATGTTATGCTATCCTATTCATGTATCTGCTCCCCTTAGCTTTGTCCCCCCCGCTtgatttattttctctttctgtACCCCACAAGCTTTTCTCaaatttactaaaaacttaaaatgttgtttaaaaaaaaaaagttagatcTAATAGGTATCgtctgtaaaaatatatatggaaGGAGACTGAAGGGAAAATTTCCATTTAAGAGCAACAGGCTTTATGTGGTGATCACTGCTTTGCTATGAAATGCACAGCTTTGTGGCCAAACACCTCTCCATGAATCAAAGAAACTGTAAGTCATGTACAAAATACAGTACTATATCCAATATACTCAGTAAGTGCTATGTTGTACCTACCAGGGGCGGttctagatttttttatttattttgttttagggGCGGGGGCGGGTGGGGTTATTTAGACCTCGCCTCCTTTTTGTACTTTTATCAGTGGATTTCCTGCGGCTGAACACTATGTTCTGCAGGTCCGTGTCGGTAGGCagagtgtgctgcccgactgctctgattgtgtttgagCGGGAAGGAATGTCTGTTTGCTGACGCGGACCTGCAGCACATAGTGTTCAGCCGCTGGAAGAACGTCCCCTGGATCCGCTGCTGGCACCCACATATTGTTTGCTTGAATTTCCATACATAAATACAAATTGGGCTATGATATCCTTCCCCCACACTGGGATATCAGTTTCCTTTACGCTGTGACCCCACCATTTGCTCCAGAGACTTGTGGTTACGGTCCGCTGGAAAGCTTCTATAGATCTGTTTATAGTAGAGTCCTTCTACTCTTATCTGGAGCGCCTTGACGTGGCGGATGGCTTATTATAAACATGTAAATGGGTGTAACGGAGACAAGACTCCTGCatgctgggggaattttctgtgtCTCATTTTAATATAACCCCTTCCCTTTTCTAGTATTTGCTGTGAACTTGACAAATCGATTgaacaacttccatttctgtgttGCAGCTTCTGTATTACAGTTCAATGAGCCAATAAATTGCTCCCGATAATATGGCTATGGCATTAGTCAATAAGTAGTAGGCTGTAATTGATAAATGTTTATTGTTTCCGTTCCATTTGCGGCTGtcagatacacttacacacacTGTCCAGTAGAGGTTCTAAGACGCAGTATAGAGCACCTCCCTTAGGACCACACCCCAATGTACTAATGTGTAGTAACTTGTGTGtgtaaaggggggaggggggggaatttGGTGGTGGAGAGAATGTGACTTACAAAGTTGTAAACTTACCTCAATAGAATTTAAAAGTAGGCAAATGTAACCATCATTGATTCAGGCTTTTTTTTAGAGAAGTTTTGCATCTTTTTAACCCCTACATATCACTGGCCTGTGTGGAATCATATCAATAATCCCTGCAACAATTGTGGAGCAGTGCAGGAATTAGACTTCATTTTGAGAGgcgagattattaaaatgagaaaaaGGAGTGGAGATGGTGCTTTTTTTGTGGACGTTTCTTGTTTTGCAGAGAGGCACACATCCATTTCCACTAAACTAAAAGACtttttgaattttgcaccagcttagAGGTGGCAGTCTTTGTGTCTGATCCTATACCTTTAATGAGACCCTTTTTACACACTCCAAGTTTCAGACACATACAATTGCCAAGTGTAATAAAGGGCAGTCACCATCTCCCTTCAGTCCCATAATTAATTAAacccataaatgaggctaaacatagttttattttaggagaaaaattaaagtttattttgttgaaaaggtatgtagtgcTAGGAGCCTGGATGTGGAAGCTTTTACCGAGATTGGAGGGAATGCCTGCACCTTAAAGTGTGCTGATCACACAGGCACAGGGACACAAACCAATTGTGTGTTGGGCTTCTTAAATGACCTACTATGTGTGATTGTTATTGTAGTTCCTAGGAATATTTTTCTATCTtctgatttttaaaatatttacacattataaTACAAATTGATGTAACTGGCACATTTGTTAACATGGTTTCTGTTTctttaaaaacattattaataataataataataataataataaaaacactttataaaTCATTTTTATAGCTGCTTACTTGATCAAATATACATCATATTTTCCAGCTGAACGTCCTGACTTCCTCTGTTTGAGTTTCCTTGTCCAGCCTTCAGGAAGAGTAGGGTCATCATACATAGGTCCCCTGTCTCTTATAACAGAGCGCCTTTGTTTAGAAGAGGCAGAGGATTCAGGGACAGCAGGTGAAGTCTCTGGACTTTCAGAGGTCTCCGCTTTCCCTGCTTCTGCAGGTTCTTCAGACTGCTGCACTGACGGATGAGCTTGCTCTGGTTTTTCTTCGTCATTCTTTTTAACCTTTTTAACTTTCCTGAGTTTTGGAGGTTTGTCTTTCTGATCTAAATCTTCTGTCTTTTCCTCCCTTGggaaaacaaaacagaacaagaattattattaaatgcatttttacagaatTATCTTTACTCCCTACTGACCAGAGGTACATGTTGCCTGATTACAGTAGGACTAATGAAATCACTattgtcactagttcctagtgacttgTTAtgctaaatattggttcagcccacacaatggctgcctccaaactgtcctgtgggtgggaacatagaggaagggggtggggggaatCTATTGGGCAGCCAGCACTGAATGCCTTCAGGGGACTGACATGTTGCGAGGTATGCTATGTGTAGGGGACAGGAAGTCCCTCATGATGCTAGGTATGATATGTGTAGGGGACAGGAAGTCCCTCATGTTGCGAGCTATGCTATGTGCAGGGGACAGGAAGTCCCTCATGTTACGAGGTATGCTATGTGCAGGGGACAGGAAGTCCCTCATGTTGCGAGGTATGCTATGTGTAGGGGACAGGAAGTCCCTcatgttgagaggtatgctaTGTGTAGGGGACAGGAAGTCCCTcatgttgagaggtatgctaCGTGTAGGGGACAGGAAGTCCCTCATGTTGCGAGGTATGCTACGTGTAGGGGACAGGAAGTCCCTcatgttgagaggtatgctaCGTGTAGGGGACAGGAAGTCCCTcatgttgagaggtatgctaCGTGTAGGGGACAGGAAGTCCCTcatgttgagaggtatgctaTGTGTAGGGGACAGGAAGTCCCTcatgttgagaggtatgctaTGTGTAGGGGACAGGAAGTCCCTcatgttgagaggtatgctaTATGTAAGGGACAGAAAGTCCCTcatgttgagaggtatgctaTGTATAGGGGACAGGAAGTCCCTcatgttgagaggtatgctaTGTGTAGGGGACAGGAAGTCCCTcatgttgagaggtatgctaTGTGTAGGGGACAGGAAGTCCCTcatgttgagaggtatgctaTGTGCAGGGGACAGGAAGTCCCTcatgttgagaggtatgctaTGTGTAGGGGACAGGAAGTCCCTcatgttgagaggtatgctaTGTGTAGGGGACAGGAAGTCCCTcatgttgagaggtatgctaCGTGTACGGGACAGGAAGTCTCTAAGAAAACATTGCAGGACAGAAACAAGTAAAAAGGCAAATACAGCCTGGTGCACAAGTGCAAACAGTGCCATGTTGTATTAAATTACAGCATAGGGCCTTCAAcaacaatatttaatataatatttgtatgACTATAATAATGCCTTTTCTAAAGCAGCAGCTAATCTAAATAGAGGTTTTTAATTACAGTAAATACATTCATACAATACACAGTATTCATGTTTGCTATAAAAAAGCATAGCCTCACACAACCAAAAAGAAAAGTGGATTTAAATCTTCACCTAAGGAATTGTGGAcagaaacagcaataaaacaatgtgGGGGGTTCACTGCACCCACATTCTCCCAGGGCGCAATTTCTGCTATAACAAAGCCGCTTGGAAAAATAGTGCATTTACGTCCACATGCTGAGTCACGCATTGCTTGATGCGAGAAACTCTGCACCATATGTGCTAGGTTTAGGTCCGACATACATATACCCACATACCTATACACACAACcatgtcataagcacaagaaaatgtataaatattatattttgatagCGAAAAACAGCAGATATATTATTCTTTCTTGCACGCGAATAAATGTagccagaaaaaataaaaattatttcaaataCGACCACACAAACTTAAAACACATgcacgatcaatgaagaaagcacctatcagctttaaGGTAATCAGCCGATCAGAAGTGACTAGCTAATGGTGCCGGTCATAATCATGTA harbors:
- the MECP2 gene encoding methyl-CpG-binding protein 2; this encodes MAAAPSGEERLEEKTEDLDQKDKPPKLRKVKKVKKNDEEKPEQAHPSVQQSEEPAEAGKAETSESPETSPAVPESSASSKQRRSVIRDRGPMYDDPTLPEGWTRKLKQRKSGRSAGKYDVYLINPNGKAFRSKVELVAHFQKVGDTSLDPNDFDFTVTGRGSPSRREQKQPKKPKAPKPAGTGRGRGRPKGSVKAKPAVKLEGVQVKRVIEKTPGKLLVKMPFSGNKEEPDATTSEQVLVIKRPGRKRKSETDPPAAPKKRGRKPGSASAAAAAAAAAAEAAKKKIIKESSIKPLLETVLPIKKRKTRETVSLDVTETPEYPSAIIEKSVKVQKPAKSPESKSKESSPKSRIILPKKEQQHHHHHHHHHHHHSESKASTTNPEPETSKDSISAQEPQDLSVKICKDEKIPESDGCAQEPPKIAEKCRNRGEGERKDIISSSVQRPTREEPVDTRTPVTERVS